From Ascaphus truei isolate aAscTru1 chromosome 17, aAscTru1.hap1, whole genome shotgun sequence, the proteins below share one genomic window:
- the LOC142467802 gene encoding uncharacterized protein LOC142467802: MSPALQTFAVLAAAPDIIIKDLTAGYRIPGKTQSTGSDPLDLFLITSLPFPKAQEPAAAVTEPPPHLQYVKELLSKVCVQKKITGRTKKEKATRHQPKVSYSMEEKLFVTVTFLVVCSNVLSLPVLEDTQANYGFVPTTSNPDQDITFKIVELPSEFNCYDLNKDGAISLEELSDITETLSDDAILPFNSADTDGKSMSKILGNYLLSEQEFKDAPWVFSIPEEISKPAKQHKEGHVVP; encoded by the exons ATGTCCCCAGCGCTGCAGACTTTTGCTGTTTTAGCTGCCGCACCAGACAT AATAATAAAGGACTTAACAGCAGGGTACAGGATTCCTGGCAAAACACAAAGCACAGGATCTGATCCTCTTGACCTCTTTTTAATCACCAGCCTCCCCTTCCCCAAAGCACAGGAGCCAGCAGCTGCAGTTACAGAGCCGCCTCCACACTTACAGTATGTGAAAGAACTTCTAAGCAAGGTCTGTGTTCAGAAAAAAATCACTGGCAGAACTAagaaggaaaaagcaacaagacATCAGCCCAAG GTGAGCTACAGTATGGAGGAAAAATTATTCGTGACAGTAACTTTTTTAGTGGTGTGTTCCAACGTGTTATCACTGCCAGTATTGGAGGATACACAAGCAAATTATGGATTTGTACCTACTACATCTAATCCAGACCAAGATATAACATTTAAAATAGTTG AACTACCTTCTGAATTCAATTGCTATGATTTAAACAAGGACGGCGCAATAAGCCTGGAGGAGCTCTCGGATATCACAGAAACTCTCTCAGATGACGCTATTTTGCCATTCAATAGTGCGGATACCGATGGTAAATCAATGTCTAAAATATTAG GAAATTATCTTCTTTCAGAGCAAGAATTTAAAGATGCTCCTTGGGTGTTTAGTATTCCTGAGGAAATCTCCAAACCTGCCAAGCAACATAAAGAAGGGCACGTGGTCCCATGA